The genomic DNA AGGGGGCGAAGAGGAATAGTGCGGAGGGTGGGGATGAAGAGGAGTGAGTTTGCCTGCTGCTGCTCTTCAATGCCTAACGCGATCCTCATGGCTCCCTTCTCTCCACATGAACGGCACGGTTCACCCTTCACTCGAAAGCTGGGAATGATCCCAGCAGTCCAAGGGCGGCTGCGCCGCGGTCATGAGGCGCGCCTGGGTGGTGAGATTCGTATTTCGATTCGGTCACGCACGTTTTCCATGGCCGCTATCTTGCTTCTGCGGGCCGGAGGCTCCGCGCTCCCAGCGGGCTTCCGCTGAACCAGACGTTTCTTTGATCATGAAATCCTTGTTTGCTGTCACCCTTGTGCTCGCTGCGGCGGGCGCCATTGGCTCCGTTTCGGCTGCTTCGAAGCCGAATATCCTGCTCGTTTTGTTAGATGACCTTGGTTACAGCGACTTGGGTTGCTATGGCGGGGAGATTCCGACGCCGAACATCGATGCACTGGCGAAGGGCGGGCTGCGGTTCACGCATATGGCGAACTCGGCGCGGTGCTGTCCGTCGCGGGCTTCGTTGCTGACGGGGCTGCATCCGGCGCAAGCGGGGATTCCGAATTTCAGCGGGCAGCTGAGCCAGGATACGGCGACGCTGCCGGAGGTGCTGAAGGGGGCGGGCTACCAGACCTACATGGTGGGGAAGTGGCATGTGGGGAATTCGCCGGAGGCGAGTCCGGTGGCGCGTGGGTTCGATGAATTCTATGGCTTCACGAACGGGCACTCGGCGGGGCAGTGGGATCCGCGGAATTACAAGCGGCTGCCGGCGGATCACGAGCAGCTGAAGTATGAGCCGGGGAAGTTTTACGCGACGGATGTTTTCGGCGATTACGCGCAGGAGTTCATCAAGCAGGCGGGGAAGAAGAAGGAGCAGCCGTGGTTCCTGTATCTGGCGTATTCGGCGGCGCATTTCCCGATCCAGGCGCCGGAGAAGTCGGCGGCGCCTTTCTACGAGACTTATCGTAGAGGATGGGATGCGCTGCGGGAGGAGCGGTTCAAGAAGATGAAGGAGATCGGGCTGATCAATAGCGACGGGTGGAAGCTGAGTCCGCTATCGATCGTTCCGGTAGCTCCGCCGGCGCGGGCGAATGGCTATCCGGGGAAGCCGAATCCGGATTGGAAATCGCTGGATGCGCCGCGGCGCGAGGATCTGGCGCACCGGATGGCGCTGTATGCGGCGATGGTGAAGCATGTGGACGACGGGATGGGGCGGATCGTGAAGCAGCTGAAGGAGAACGGCAGCTATGAGAACACGCTGATCCTGCTGCTTTCCGACAATGGTGCGTGCTATGAGTGGGGTCCGTTTGGATTCGATGGCGAATCGGGCGCGGGGAAGAACGTGCTGCACGAGGGCAAGGAGCTGGAGAAGATGGGCGGGCCGGGGACGCACATGTCGTATGGCTCGGGATGGGCGAATCTGGGCAATACGCCGTTCCGGCTCTACAAGCACTTCACGCATGAGGGCGGGATCATCACGCCATTCATCGTGCACTGGCCGCAGGGGATCAAAGATTCTAACAGGTGGGTCCGTGATCCGGCGCATGTGATGGATTTGATGCCGACGCTGGCGGAGGTGGGTGGTGCGACGTATCCGAAGATGCGGGACGGGCACCAGGTGCAGCCGATGGAGGGGATCAGCCTGACGCCGACCTTCCGCAGCACGGCAGCGCTGCCGGAGCGGGCGCTGTGCTTCCAGCATGAGGGGGCCTATGCGATTCGCAAGGGGCAGTGGAAGCTGGTGAAGGGGAAGCGCTTTCCGGAGGAGGCGAAGTGGGAGCTCTACGACATTCTGGCGGATCCGTGTGAGATGAATGACCTGGCGGCGAAGAAGCCGGAGCTGGTGGCATCACTGGCGAAGGAGTGG from Luteolibacter sp. Y139 includes the following:
- a CDS encoding arylsulfatase, translating into MKSLFAVTLVLAAAGAIGSVSAASKPNILLVLLDDLGYSDLGCYGGEIPTPNIDALAKGGLRFTHMANSARCCPSRASLLTGLHPAQAGIPNFSGQLSQDTATLPEVLKGAGYQTYMVGKWHVGNSPEASPVARGFDEFYGFTNGHSAGQWDPRNYKRLPADHEQLKYEPGKFYATDVFGDYAQEFIKQAGKKKEQPWFLYLAYSAAHFPIQAPEKSAAPFYETYRRGWDALREERFKKMKEIGLINSDGWKLSPLSIVPVAPPARANGYPGKPNPDWKSLDAPRREDLAHRMALYAAMVKHVDDGMGRIVKQLKENGSYENTLILLLSDNGACYEWGPFGFDGESGAGKNVLHEGKELEKMGGPGTHMSYGSGWANLGNTPFRLYKHFTHEGGIITPFIVHWPQGIKDSNRWVRDPAHVMDLMPTLAEVGGATYPKMRDGHQVQPMEGISLTPTFRSTAALPERALCFQHEGAYAIRKGQWKLVKGKRFPEEAKWELYDILADPCEMNDLAAKKPELVASLAKEWQAWADRVGALAAPKAKAAAAGKGKKKGGKEEDDGVDDG